A region from the Vulpes lagopus strain Blue_001 chromosome 5, ASM1834538v1, whole genome shotgun sequence genome encodes:
- the ANKRD53 gene encoding ankyrin repeat domain-containing protein 53, which produces MQPAEKVSSRVPLSDSASKQPRAGRPDPDAACQPASPLPTLHSCTLTRPDDAWDQSAIGGYYELFAAALGNLEWLRFCLSRDHEEIPADDKGFTAIHFAAQSGKLACLQVLVEEYNFPVDLPTNNGQTPLHLVIHGDNKTMTLPCIHYLLKQGAALNTQTRDGSTPLHMAAFQGLLSCVKVLVQNGADVHARDATGCKPIDYCKIWNHRDCARFLKDAMWRRDKKDFACEMKKLKRLKDQLIFMEQDYLTEYQKEHQILREADFKEWLRCKQPLRGQSLIRNAKPAPGALPQAITVSKTPKHKGPPKSFYPSPEARLRQTPALQLQPVGTPTPTYTKPTVRRPKSWNVSNNPARSPTAQIGYPQGIRLGVHPDPSPDHDFRSFLEVRPDGHGGAQLCTVAGSRVAPVPQLPFEVMVQELYPSARPYRMRAPQGFRSVSMRDVPQKRHLGDNFWTDTLAMNLRETFDEAFLAAVRTHQGLPTLPSLKSPP; this is translated from the exons ATGCAGCCAGCAGAGAAGGTCTCCTCCAGAGTCCCCCTGAGTGACTCAGCGTCCAAGCAGCCCAG GGCGGGCCGCCCAGACCCCGACGCTGCTTGCCAGcctgcctccccactccccaccctccattCCTGCACCCTCACTCGCCCCGACGATGCGTGGGACCAGAGTGCCATTGGGGGCTACTATGAGTTGTTTGCCGCCGCACTGGGCAACCTGGAATGGTTGCGCTTCTGTCTGAGTCGGGACCATGAGGAAATTCCAGCCGATGACAAG GGCTTCACTGCCATCCACTTTGCAGCCCAGAGTGGCAAGCTTGCGTGCCTGCAGGTCTTGGTAGAGGAGTACAATTTTCCTGTGGACCTGCCCACCAACAATGGCCAGACACCCCTGCACCTGGTCATCCACGGGGACAACAAGACTATGACCCTCCCCTGCATTCACTATCTGCTTAAGCAAGGGGCGGCCCTCAACAC TCAGACACGCGATGGCTCTACTCCCCTCCACATGGCAGCCTTCCAAGGCCTGCTGAGCTGTGTGAAGGTGCTGGTGCAAAATGGTGCCGATGTCCATGCCCGAGATGCCACGGGCTGCAAGCCCATCGACTACTGCAAAATATGGAACCACCGCGACTGTGCCCG GTTCTTGAAGGATGCGATGTGGAGACGGGACAAGAAGGACTTTGCTTgtgagatgaagaaactgaagaggcTCAAGGACCAGCTGATCTTCATGGAACAGGACTACCTGACTGAATATCAG AAAGAGCACCAAATTCTGAGAGAAGCCGACTTCAAGGAGTGGCTCCGTTGCAAGCAGCCGCTCCGAGGCCAGTCCCTGATCCGCAATGCCAAGCCAGCGCCTGGTGCCCTACCCCAGGCGATCACCGTGTCCAAGACCCCCAAGCACAAGGGGCCCCCCAAGAGCTTCTACCCCTCCCCGGAGGCACGCCTGCGGCAGACACCAGCGCTGCAGCTGCAGCCCGTGGGGACACCCACACCCACGTACACGAAACCCACGGTCAGGCGGCCCAAGTCGTGGAATGTGAGCAACAACCCAGCCAGATCACCCACCGCCCAGATTGGCTACCCACAGGGCATCCGTCTGGGTGTGCACCCAGACCCCAGCCCGGATCACGACTTCCGCAGCTTCCTGGAGGTGAGGCCCGACGGGCACGGTGGGGCACAACTGTGCACGGTGGCCGGCAGCCGGGTGGCACCTGTGCCCCAGCTGCCCTTCGAGGTGATGGTGCAAGAGCTGTACCCTTCAGCGCGGCCGTACAGGATGAGAGCGCCCCAGGGCTTTCGCTCCGTCAGCATGAGGGACGTGCCCCAGAAGCGGCACTTGGGGGACAACTTCTGGACCGACACTCTGGCCATGAACCTGCGCGAGACATTTGATGAAGCCTTCCTGGCAGCTGTGCGAACCCATCAAGGGctccccactctgccctcccTCAAAAGCCCCCCATAA
- the TEX261 gene encoding protein TEX261 isoform X1, whose protein sequence is MWFMYVLSWLSLCVQVAFITLAVAAGLYYLAELIEEYTVATSRIIKYMIWFSTAVLIGLYVFERFPTFMIGVGLFTNLVYFGLLQTFPFIMLTSPNFILSCGLVVVNHYLAFQFFAEEYYPFSEVLAYFTFCLWIIPFAFFVSLSAGENVLPSTMQPGDDVVSNYFTKGKRGKRLGILVVFSFIKEAILPSRQKIY, encoded by the exons atGTGGTTCATGTACGTGCTGAGCTGGCTGTCGCTCTGCGTCCAGGTGGCCTTCATCACTTTGGCCGTCG cGGCCGGACTCTACTACCTGGCGGAGCTGATAGAGGAGTACACGGTGGCCACCAGCAGGATCATAAAGTACATGATCTGG TTCTCCACAGCTGTGCTGATTGGCCTCTACGTTTTTGAGCGCTTCCCCACCTTCATGATTGGCGTGGGCCTCTTCACCAACCTCGTCTACTTTGGCCTCCTCCAGACCTTCCCTTTCATCATGCTGACCTCGCCGAACTTCATCCTTTCGTGTG GGCTAGTGGTGGTGAATCATTACCTAGCATTTCAGTTTTTTGCAGAGGAATATTATCCTTTCTCAGAG GTCCTGGCCTATTTCACTTTCTGTCTGTGGATCATCCCATTTGCATTCTTTGTGTCACTGTCGGCTGGGGAAAACGTCCTGCCCTCCACCATGCAGCCAGGAG ATGACGTGGTCTCCAATTACTTCACCAAAGGCAAGCGGGGCAAACGCTTAGGGATCCTGGTTGTCTTCTCCTTCATCAAAGAGGCCATTCTTCCCAGTCGTCAGAAGATATACTGA
- the TEX261 gene encoding protein TEX261 isoform X2: MSKLLDPCQRQEEVAFSTAVLIGLYVFERFPTFMIGVGLFTNLVYFGLLQTFPFIMLTSPNFILSCGLVVVNHYLAFQFFAEEYYPFSEVLAYFTFCLWIIPFAFFVSLSAGENVLPSTMQPGDDVVSNYFTKGKRGKRLGILVVFSFIKEAILPSRQKIY; this comes from the exons ATGTCGAAGCTGCTAGATCCCTGCCAGCGGCAGGAAGAGGTGGCG TTCTCCACAGCTGTGCTGATTGGCCTCTACGTTTTTGAGCGCTTCCCCACCTTCATGATTGGCGTGGGCCTCTTCACCAACCTCGTCTACTTTGGCCTCCTCCAGACCTTCCCTTTCATCATGCTGACCTCGCCGAACTTCATCCTTTCGTGTG GGCTAGTGGTGGTGAATCATTACCTAGCATTTCAGTTTTTTGCAGAGGAATATTATCCTTTCTCAGAG GTCCTGGCCTATTTCACTTTCTGTCTGTGGATCATCCCATTTGCATTCTTTGTGTCACTGTCGGCTGGGGAAAACGTCCTGCCCTCCACCATGCAGCCAGGAG ATGACGTGGTCTCCAATTACTTCACCAAAGGCAAGCGGGGCAAACGCTTAGGGATCCTGGTTGTCTTCTCCTTCATCAAAGAGGCCATTCTTCCCAGTCGTCAGAAGATATACTGA